In Phragmites australis chromosome 24, lpPhrAust1.1, whole genome shotgun sequence, the following are encoded in one genomic region:
- the LOC133907622 gene encoding probable mixed-linked glucan synthase 7, producing MATTCMPKKDVCVTVGAEQVSPEEEKNQPSVERPLVRTKYISTVTIKLYRLVIFIRMGIFVIFFKWRICTAGVMSSTDGGDTSRMRMMWTISIAGELWFALMWVLDQLPKMKPVRRAVDVAALQESMLPTMDVFVTTADPEKEPPLATVNTVLSILAADYPADKLTCYVSDDGGALLTREAVAEAVRFAGLWVPFCRKHGVEPRNPEAYFSPGAAGVDGNKMRVVTRGGYKGRAWPELARDRRHVRREYEELRLRIDALQAGDIRQRRWSRADGSTCWQRGTADDHAEVVQVLIGPSGRTPHLGIVASDGNNLVDLSSVDVRLPALVYMCREKRHRRAHHRKAGAMNALLRASAALSNAPFVLNLDCDHYVNNSQALRAGVCLMLDRGGGDVAFVQFPQRFDGVDPADRYANHNRVFFDCTELGLDGIQGPIYVGTGCLFRRAALYGMDAPPRWRPYGDAKDAAAEHDKFSDSSPFLLSVRAALKQPAQSNTTFPPCLFDEAAIAEATALVSCCYEDSTAWGRDIGWIYGTVTEDVATGFCMHRRGWRSAYCATEPDAFRGTAPINLTDRLHQVLRWAAGSLEIFFSRNNPLLAGRRLHPLQRVAYLNTTLYPFTSLFLIVYCLFPAIPLLTGNAATGTFSTSMDRTPPGAYIAFLAALMLTLAMVAVLEVSWSGITLHDWWRNQQFWMVSATSAYLAAVAQVALKVVAGKEISFKLTSKQSATSASTGGKERFAELYAVRWTVLMVPPAVVLMVNVASMAAGIEGGRWRNGPAAVLAVLFNAWVVAHLYPFALGLMGRWSRTLSPLLFLVVLFTVGLLCFILQFHTLKSGLFLNK from the exons ATGGCCACGACATGTATGCCCAAGAAGGATGTCTGTGTCACCGTCGGAGCCGAGCAAGTGTCGCCTGAGGAGGAGAAGAATCAGCCCAGCGTCGAGAGGCCACTCGTCCGGACCAAATACATTTCAACAGTTACCATTAAGCTATACAG GCTCGTGATCTTCATTCGGATGGGCATCTTCGTGATCTTCTTCAAGTGGCGCATCTGCACTGCTGGTGTGATGAGCTCCACGGACGGCGGCGACACTAGTAGAATGCGAATGATGTGGACGATATCCATCGCCGGGGAGCTCTGGTTCGCGTTGATGTGGGTGCTCGACCAGCTGCCCAAGATGAAGCCTGTCCGGCGCGCCGTCGACGTGGCAGCACTCCAGGAGTCAATGCTCCCGACCATGGACGTGTTCGTCACCACCGCCGACCCCGAGAAGGAGCCGCCACTGGCAACGGTGAACACGGTCCTCTCCATCCTCGCCGCTGACTACCCTGCCGACAAGCTCACGTGCTATGTCTCAGACGATGGCGGCGCTCTGCTCACACGTGAGGCTGTCGCGGAGGCCGTCCGGTTCGCGGGACTCTGGGTGCCGTTCTGCCGGAAGCACGGGGTCGAGCCCAGGAACCCGGAGGCCTACTTCAGTCCCGGCGCCGCCGGCGTCGATGGTAATAAGATGAGGGTGGTAACCAGGGGAGGCTACAAGGGGAGGGCGTGGCCGGAGCTGGCACGCGACAGGAGACACGTGCGGCGGGAGTACGAGGAGCTGCGGCTGCGGATTGACGCACTACAGGCCGGGGATATCCGGCAGCGGCGCTGGTCACGGGCCGATGGAAGCACCTGCTGGCAGCGCGGCACCGCGGATGATCATGCCGAAGTTGTCCAAGTACTAATAGGTCCATCCGGCCGTACGCCACACCTCGGTATCGTCGCCAGCGATGGCAATAATCTTGTCGACCTCAGCTCCGTCGACGTGCGGCTTCCAGCGCTCGTGTACATGTGCCGGGAGAAGCGCCATCGCCGCGCGCACCACCGGAAGGCAGGCGCCATGAACGCGCTGCTCCGAGCCTCAGCCGCGCTCTCCAACGCGCCCTTTGTCCTCAACCTCGACTGCGACCACTACGTCAACAACTCACAGGCCCTCCGTGCCGGCGTCTGTCTCATGCTCGACCGTGGAGGCGGCGACGTCGCGTTCGTCCAGTTCCCGCAGCGCTTCGATGGCGTCGACCCTGCCGATCGCTACGCCAACCACAACCGTGTCTTCTTCGACTGCACTGAGCTAGGCCTCGACGGCATCCAGGGACCCATCTATGTGGGCACAGGGTGCCTATTTCGCCGCGCGGCGTTGTATGGCATGGACGCGCCGCCGCGTTGGAGACCTTACGGCGACGCCAaggacgccgccgccgagcaTGACAAGTTCAGTGACTCGTCGCCGTTCCTTCTCTCGGTACGTGCGGCCTTGAAACAGCCGGCGCAGAGCAACACCACTTTTCCGCCATGCTTGTTCGACGAGGCTGCCATTGCCGAGGCAACCGCGCTCGTCTCGTGCTGCTACGAGGACAGTACGGCGTGGGGCAGGGACATCGGCTGGATATACGGCACGGTGACAGAGGACGTGGCCACAGGCTTCTGCATGCACCGGCGAGGGTGGCGCTCTGCCTACTGCGCCACCGAACCGGACGCGTTCCGCGGCACCGCGCCCATCAACCTCACGGACCGGCTGCACCAGGTCCTGCGCTGGGCGGCGGGCTCCCTCGAGATTTTCTTCTCCCGCAACAACCCGCTCCTCGCCGGACGCCGGCTCCACCCGCTGCAGCGCGTAGCGTACCTCAACACAACCTTGTACCCGTTCACCTCGCTCTTCCTCATAGTCTACTGCCTCTTCCCGGCGATCCCGCTCCTGACCGGGAACGCGGCGACCGGCACCTTCTCCACGTCCATGGACAGAACACCGCCTGGCGCGTACatcgccttcctcgcggcgctGATGCTGACGCTTGCAATGGTGGCCGTGCTGGAGGTGAGCTGGTCGGGCATCACGTTGCACGACTGGTGGCGGAACCAGCAGTTCTGGATGGTCTCTGCCACGAGCGCGTacctggcggcggtggcgcaggTGGCACTCAAGGTCGTGGCCGGGAAGGAGATATCGTTCAAGCTGACGTCCAAGCAGAGCGCCACGAGTGCCAGCACCGGCGGGAAAGAAAGGTTCGCGGAGCTGTACGCCGTGAGGTGGACTGTGCTGATGGTTCCTCCGGCGGTGGTGCTAATGGTGAACGTGGCGTCCATGGCAGCGGGGATCGAAGGCGGCCGGTGGAGGAATGGACCCGCCGCGGTACTCGCTGTGCTATTCAACGCCTGGGTGGTGGCGCATCTCTACCCCTTCGCCTTGGGGCTCATGGGTCGCTGGAGCAGGACCTTGAGCCCCCTCCTCTTCCTTGTCGTATTGTTCACCGTAGGCTTGCTCTGTTTCATCCTCCAATTTCACACACTTAAGTCAGGCCTGTTTTTGAACAAATAA